CGGCCGGAAACCTTTTGCCGGTGTAAAAACGCATTCCCAAGGGCGCGACATGGGCACGCAACTCTACCACGGGAGCGGTGTAGTTTGCGCAGTTTTTTCCTTTGCCAAACTCAGGGTCTAAAGTGTCTTTTCCGTGGCAATAAGGAAAACCAAAGTTCTCGCCGACCTTCGTCAGACGATTGACCTCACAGGGCGGACGATCATCGCCCATCCAATCGCGACCATTATCAGTGAACCACAGCTCTTTGGTTGTTGGGTGAAAGTCAAACCCCACCGTATTACGCACTCCCTGGGCCACTTCTTCCTTGCTGGTGCCATTCACGTCGATACGATAAATACGGGCATAATCTTTTTGGGGATCACAGATATTGCAGTTCGCTCCGACAGGGACATACAGTTTACCGTCAGGGCCAAAACGAATAAATTTCCAACCATGATGAGTATCGCTGGGAAATTTCTGAGCTAGAACGCGAAGAGGTTTTAACGGTTTGGTGATCGGCTTTGCGACATCGTATTCCTTGATCTGACTGACTTCGGCTACGTAGAGCTTGCCCTCACGGTAAGCGACGCCATTGGGAGTATCCAGGCCTTCCGCCACCACAGAGACTTTACCATTTTGCACCACATAGACCTTATCGCCAGTGCGCGAGCCCACAAAGATCCGGCCATCCTCTGCCTGCGCCAAAGAACGAGCGCCAGGCACCGTCGCCCATACGGAGATTTTAAAA
The Bdellovibrio sp. ArHS DNA segment above includes these coding regions:
- a CDS encoding PQQ-dependent sugar dehydrogenase, whose amino-acid sequence is MGSFIFAAVLLISLNSFAVKPPLEKLKMPKGFKISVWATVPGARSLAQAEDGRIFVGSRTGDKVYVVQNGKVSVVAEGLDTPNGVAYREGKLYVAEVSQIKEYDVAKPITKPLKPLRVLAQKFPSDTHHGWKFIRFGPDGKLYVPVGANCNICDPQKDYARIYRIDVNGTSKEEVAQGVRNTVGFDFHPTTKELWFTDNGRDWMGDDRPPCEVNRLTKVGENFGFPYCHGKDTLDPEFGKGKNCANYTAPVVELRAHVAPLGMRFYTGKRFPAEYQNSIILAEHGSWNRSTPQGYRLTFVKVDGSNVQKTETFVEGWLQGDSAWGRPVDVEVLKDGSLLVSDDKAGVIYQITYQGK